Proteins encoded within one genomic window of Fusarium musae strain F31 chromosome 4, whole genome shotgun sequence:
- a CDS encoding hypothetical protein (EggNog:ENOG41) has protein sequence MSSNSSTMPTSKAKASTRKPRAPKTPKVKYRRMTITKNRACTRDVYRDLYHHPENLPTISHFNINELDAEYLRKLLSLDMPNLEGINLRFRESALSRLDEARKRELNSRMVAKPKLKTLNFMEQNPRETYGMTLNDIPLLSHPSLTTLKLHKVRIREFGRPSVRPLPFENLDSFYLHAPDYSYEVLNKFLKNAKSLRHLEFHHPFEVSARSDPPDFSKLLQPCKSSLQILELCWDCMDPLCFNNPGMKYADFTALQYLAIPPRALFGPYCYDKDLNFLQMVKDHIPPSLKVLFLQDISPCWSEEELDEDCDPEAILLPNDYKLIKTLLTNKELFPSLRYIAWTSEIGTIPPEDLDNMASELGMTIKLVANRLELPPDPKWLDSL, from the exons ATGTCTTCCAATTCGTCAACCATGCCGACAAGTAAAGCGAAAGCGTCCACTAGGAAGCCAAGGGCTCCAAAGACGCCAAAGGTTAAGTACAGAAGGATGACGATCACGAAAAACCGTGCATGCACAAGAGACGTGTACAGGGACTTATACCATCACCCTGAGAACCTTCCCACCATCAGccacttcaacatcaatgaATTAGACGCGGAATATCTTCGGAAACTCTTGTCCCTCGACATGCCAAACCTAGAAGGCATCAATTTGAGATTCCGCGAAAGCGCGCTTTCACGGCTGGATGAGGCACGCAAGAGAGAACTGAACAGTCGAATGGTTGCCAAGCCAAAACTGAAGACAT TGAATTTCATGGAGCAAAATCCTCGCGAAACATACGGCATGACCTTGAATGATATCCCGCTGCTTTCTCACCCAAGCCTCACAACTCTCAAACTGCACAAAGTCCGCATCCGTGAATTCGGACGGCCGTCTGTCCGACCTCTCCCTTTTGAGAATCTCGACTCCTTTTACCTCCATGCCCCCGACTATTCATACGAGGTTCTAAACAAATTCCTCAAGAACGCAAAGTCGCTCAGGCATCTGGAGTTTCACCATCCTTTCGAAGTGTCAGCACGCTCAGATCCCCCAGATTTCTCCAAACTTCTCCAGCCGTGCAAGAGTAGTCTCCAAATACTGGAACTCTGCTGGGATTGTATGGATCCCCTTTGCTTTAACAATCCGGGCATGAAATACGCAGACTTTACAGCCCTGCAATATCTCGCTATCCCCCCCAGGGCATTGTTTGGTCCATATTGCTATGACAAggatctcaacttcttgcAAATGGTCAAAGATCATATTCCGCCCAGCCTGAAGGTTCTGTTCCTGCAGGATATTAGTCCATGTTGGTCAGAAGAGGAACTTGATGAGGACTGTGACCCCGAGGCAATATTACTTCCTAATGATTACAAACTGATCAAAACATTGCTCACTAACAAGGAATTATTCCCGTCGCTAAGGTACATTGCTTGGACATCTGAGATAGGCACTATACCGCCGGAGGACCTTGACAATATGGCCTCAGAGTTAGGAATGACCATCAAGTTGGTGGCTAATAGGCTTGAGCTGCCACCTGACCCGAAATGGCTTGATAGTCTATGA
- a CDS encoding hypothetical protein (CAZy:GH28~EggNog:ENOG41) yields the protein MRHSFISALIAACSAVQAAAQLNGKVGPLTTRSAKAAIKTCNIVDYGAKANAKTDNGPAIQKAWNDCRTGGGEVYVPEGDYGLSTWVTLTSSKPMSFRLDGIIYRIGIDEGNMFMFKHLEDFELYSSTSKGAIQGYGYEFHKKNEYGPRILRFVNVKSFSIHDVALVDSPAFHFSIDTCSDGEVYNMAIHGGNRGGLDGIDVWGTNIHIHDVEVSNKDECVTVKNPSDHLLIENIFCNWSGGCAMGSLATDTNIHDIEYKNIYTQRSNQMYMFKSYGGSGTVNNVALNNFAGHSNAYTLDLDAQWSSMKPIAGDGILYSNMTFSGWSGTCADGHQRGPIKFNCPADVPCTDMQVDDFTVGSNKGDTVEHVCKNAYGSGACLRKGNGGTYTTTQTVDAASAATPTMDGELENGLGLTVSIAIPTIRPSFFPGVAAISPRMVDAGKAQATARVETPVPAEAETAADTSAVVDVAVPVSSVASFTTPVTVREFKTVATPTASVGATSSLLTEEPSSLETTSKAASCKAKKSL from the exons ATGCGTCACTCGTTTATTTCGGCATTGATTGCCGCTTGTTCCGCCGTCCAAGCTGCCGCGCAGCTCAACGGCAAGGTCGGTCCTCTCACTACTCGTTCAGCCAAGGCCGCGATCAAGACTTGCAATATTGTCGACTACGGTGCCAAGGCGAATGCAAAGACTGATAATGGTCCGGCAATCCAGAAGGCTTGGAATGATTGCAGAACTGGCGGTGGAGAAGTCTATGTCCCAGAAGGCGACTACGGTCTGAGTACCTGGGTGACATTGACGTCTTCGAAACCCATGTCTTTCCGTCTCGATGGAATTATCTACCGAATTGGCATCGATGAAGGCAACATGTTCATGTTCAAGCACCTTGAGGACTTTGAGCTTTACAGCAGTACCTCAAAGGGAGCTATCCAGGGTTATGGCTATGAGTTTCATAAGA AGAATGAATATGGCCCCCGTATCCTTCGATTTGTCAACGTCAAGAGCTTCTCTATCCACGACGTTGCTCTGGTTGATT CGCCCGCCTTTCACTTCTCTATTGACACCTGCTCTGATGGCGAAGTGTACAATATGGCCATTCATGGAGGCAATCGAGGTGGTCTTGACGGTATTGATGTCTGGGGGACCAACATCCA TATCCACGATGTTGAAGTTAGCAACAAGGATGAGTGCGTCACCGTCAAGAACCCTTCTGATCACCTCTTGATCGAGAACATCTTCTGCAACTGGTCTGGCGGTTGTGCCATGGGCTCCCTCGCCACCGACACCA ATATTCACGACATCGAGTACAAGAATATCTACACCCAACGCTCCAACCAGATGTACATGTTCAAATCCTACGGCGGCAGCGGCACCGTCAACAACGTTGCTCTCAACAACTTCGCCGGCCACTCCAACGCGTACACGCTTGACCTCGATGCCCAGTGGAGCTCCATGAAGCCCATTGCCGGCGATGGTATCCTCTACAGTAACATGACCTTTTCCGGCTGGTCCGGAACCTGCGCCGATGGTCACCAGAGAGGGCCCATCAAGTTCAACTGCCCGGCCGATGTCCCCTGCACTGACATGCAGGTCGATGACTTTACTGTTGGAAGCAACAAGGGCGATACCGTTGAGCATGTGTGCAAGAACGCTTATGGGTCGGGAGCCTGTCTTAGAAAGGGCAATGGCGGTACTTATACGACTACGCAGACTGTCGATGCTGCCAGCGCTGCCACTCCAACCATGGATGGAGAGCTTGAgaatggtcttggtcttACTGTTTCCATTGCGATTCCTACCATCCgaccttctttcttccctgGTGTCGCTGCCATCAGTCCCCGTATGGTCGACGCCGGCAAGGCTCAAGCTACCGCTCGGGTAGAAACTCCCGTCCCCGCTGAGGCTGAGACCGCCGCTGACACTTCTGCTGTAGTTGATGTAGCAGTCCCCGTCAGCTCTGTTGCTTCTTTTACCACCCCCGTTACCGTGCGCGAATTTAAGACTGTTGCCACTCCCACAGCTTCCGTTGGCGCGACGAGCAGCCTCCTCACCGAGGAACCTTCTAGTCTCGAGACTACCTCAAAGGCTGCCTCCTGCAAGGCAAAGAAGTCTCTCTGA